Below is a genomic region from Spirosoma radiotolerans.
CCGATCCCGTGTTTTTAATCACCCAATTTGACGGCACCAAAGAGGATTTGATCCAGATTTGGCTGCAGACCTCTGTGGCTTTAAAACTGTTCATTGAAAGCTACCCGCCGGAGGCTTATCCGCAATCCGTTTGCTTTACATGGCGGGGGGTGAATTGGCAAATGGCCTTTTGGCAGACGTTTGCTCACTTCATCAACCATGCTACCTATCATCGTGGGCAGCTAGTGACCTTACTGCGTCAAGTAGGCTTCACCAAGCTGTCTTCTACTGATTTGGCAACTTATTTTCGAGTGCATCCATCCGTTGAGACACTCCTTTTTCCTGATTTATAACATTTTAAGCAACAAACCGTCCCTCTAGAATGATCAAATTGTTTCAGAGGGACGGTTTGTTTTCGAAAAACATTACTCCAGAAGGATCTCGAATAACGCTCCATGATGAGACGGAGTAGCGTTGATGTCTCTGCTTCGTAAACGAGCGATTTATGAGCTACTTTTCACCCATTTAGTCTAGGCTTCCTTCAACTTGCTTTTCAGGACAAATGTGTCTAGGATGCTCTCTACTAAAGAGTAGCCAGACAGACTTTCACAACTGACAGTTGGAAAACTGCATAGGGTCGAGTTAGTCAGGTCGCCCCGTTAGCTGATCCAATAGAAACGCGTAGGTGTCGGCTAGCTTCGCCTGTTCCTGCTCACGCCCCAGCCCCGCACCGTGACCTGATCGGGAATCAACCCGCAGCAGTATGGGCTTGCCGCTCGTGCTGGCCGCCTGCAGTCGAGCGGCCATCTTGGCCGACTGCCAGGGCTCAACCCGCCGGTCGTTTATGCCGGTTGTCAGCAGCACGGCCGGATAGCGAGTGCCGTCTTTCACGTGATGAACAGCGCTCATCTGGTAGAGCCCCCGGAAGCCCAGCGAGTCGGTAGCCGTACCAAACTCCTGGATGTTGGGTACGCCGTTGGCGGTGGTCTCAAACCGGACGGCATCGAGCATGCCCACGTTGATAATAGCCGCCTTAAACAGATCGGGTCGTTCGGTGATGGCCCGCCCAATCATAATGCCGCCCGCCGACGTACCTTCCCCGGCCAGGTACCGGGACGCGGTATATCCTTTCCCAATCAGGTATTCAGCGCAGGCAATGAAGTCGTTCCAGGTGTTGGGCTTGTTGAGTTTTTGGCCGGCAGTATGCCATTCCTGACCGTTTTCACCACCACCCCGCACGTGAGCTACGGCGTACACGCCACCCCGGTCAAACCAGGCCACGGTCAATGGATTAAAGTAAGGGTAGGCAATCCGGCCATACGAGCCGTAGCCCGTTAGCAGGGTCGGGTTTTTGCCGTTGAGCTTCAGGCCCCGTTTGTAGACGATCGAAAGCGGTACCATCGTGCCGTCTTTAGCTCTGGCCAGTACCTCATGTGATTCAAGGCCGGCTTTGGCCTCAACCGGGTGTTTTGGCGCAAAACCTGTGTCGGTGAATCGGCCGGTGGCTGGTTCGTAGAGGTATACCAGGCCGTTACCCGTCCAGGCAGCCGAGGTAATGAAGGCACCGGGTAGCAGGTGGTTGGTACCCGCCACGAAACAGGCAGGGACATTCGGTGCCTGGATCCGCTCGGGTTTAGGCGATCCGTCCCAGGTGACACGAAGGGTTTGGTCCAACCCTCCGCGCATCTGGGAGATATAGAGTCCATCGAGGGCCGGACTCATCGCGTCGAGGACGGCCTCGCTGGGAGCAAGAATGGTTTGGGCATGAGCCAAATCAGGGTGGCTTAGACGGGTACGGATGATTTTGAACCGGGGCGCTTCTTTCGAGGTCATCAGGTAAAGCCAGTCTTCGTGGATAACGACCTGCCGAATCAGGTCAGAACGATCATAGATCTTCTGCCAGGGT
It encodes:
- a CDS encoding DinB family protein, producing MNKDYFLALADYNLWVSRIAASWLNELTDDQWNQVIPSSFDSVKQTTLHLVSAEKIWLDYWQLVPDPVFLITQFDGTKEDLIQIWLQTSVALKLFIESYPPEAYPQSVCFTWRGVNWQMAFWQTFAHFINHATYHRGQLVTLLRQVGFTKLSSTDLATYFRVHPSVETLLFPDL
- a CDS encoding prolyl oligopeptidase family serine peptidase, which produces MKQPLLLSWLLVALTATAQQLPVAPIRPVIDEYFGNKITDPYRWMEKPSNPELDQYLKGQGDYTRTTLDGLPRRKELLKHIVSLDTDAPSPSGRVERLVGDKYLYLKSLPGQQTPSLFLRKGLLGTETLLVDPSHFNTSTQRYSISYFVPSPDDNYIAYAIAANGSEKPTLHILNLVTRQDLPETIDRMDWEYARPEWHPDGHSFFYTRMRQLAADAPATEYQKKKQVFRHVLNTDPATDQFILGFGASPAVAINEADTPIILTLTHTPSPYILARIKHGDAIEETVYRAPLDAISQPNVPWQKIYDRSDLIRQVVIHEDWLYLMTSKEAPRFKIIRTRLSHPDLAHAQTILAPSEAVLDAMSPALDGLYISQMRGGLDQTLRVTWDGSPKPERIQAPNVPACFVAGTNHLLPGAFITSAAWTGNGLVYLYEPATGRFTDTGFAPKHPVEAKAGLESHEVLARAKDGTMVPLSIVYKRGLKLNGKNPTLLTGYGSYGRIAYPYFNPLTVAWFDRGGVYAVAHVRGGGENGQEWHTAGQKLNKPNTWNDFIACAEYLIGKGYTASRYLAGEGTSAGGIMIGRAITERPDLFKAAIINVGMLDAVRFETTANGVPNIQEFGTATDSLGFRGLYQMSAVHHVKDGTRYPAVLLTTGINDRRVEPWQSAKMAARLQAASTSGKPILLRVDSRSGHGAGLGREQEQAKLADTYAFLLDQLTGRPD